In Stieleria varia, one genomic interval encodes:
- a CDS encoding beta-ketoacyl-[acyl-carrier-protein] synthase family protein, with amino-acid sequence MIAPHRASQLPDDQRIVITGIGLTAPNGNDWDTFREALLEKRSGVRPYEIRYFGETLAGICDFDDKRYQTKKDIRRGTRAGSVGIYAANEAIKHSGIDWENTDRSRVGIYVGVTEHGNVETENEIYIIKGFDYDTSCWSHHHNPRTVANNPAGEIALNLGVTGPHYTIGAACAAGNAGLIQGAQMLRLDECDLAICGGTSESIHTFGIFASFNSQNALATHADPTKASRPFDVDRNGIVVAEGGCLYTLERLSDAKTRGATIYGELVGYAMNTDATDFVLPNPERQAQCVNMALKRAGLQASDIDIVSTHATGTSSGDEQECKALRSVFGESTTTRINNTKSYIGHAMGAAGALELAGNLSSFRDGVVHPTINVDNLDEVCALPGLVLNEPQESKRIDYILNNSFGMLGINSVVIIGRY; translated from the coding sequence GTGATCGCTCCCCATCGCGCCTCCCAACTGCCAGATGACCAGCGGATTGTGATCACCGGCATCGGTCTGACTGCACCCAACGGCAATGATTGGGACACGTTTCGAGAAGCCTTGTTGGAAAAACGAAGCGGCGTTCGCCCCTACGAAATCCGCTACTTTGGCGAGACGCTGGCGGGCATTTGCGATTTCGACGACAAACGGTATCAGACCAAAAAAGACATCCGGCGGGGCACCCGAGCCGGCAGCGTGGGGATCTACGCGGCCAACGAAGCCATCAAGCATTCGGGCATCGACTGGGAAAACACCGATCGATCGCGTGTCGGGATTTACGTCGGTGTGACCGAGCACGGAAACGTCGAAACCGAGAACGAGATCTACATCATCAAAGGATTCGACTACGACACGAGTTGTTGGTCGCACCACCACAATCCTCGCACCGTGGCCAACAATCCGGCCGGCGAAATCGCCCTCAATCTCGGCGTGACCGGCCCGCACTACACCATCGGTGCGGCTTGCGCAGCCGGCAATGCCGGGTTGATCCAAGGAGCCCAGATGCTGCGTCTGGACGAGTGCGACTTGGCGATTTGCGGGGGCACGAGCGAGAGCATTCACACGTTCGGAATTTTTGCCAGCTTCAATAGTCAAAACGCTTTGGCCACTCACGCGGATCCGACGAAGGCTTCGCGGCCGTTCGACGTCGATCGAAATGGCATCGTGGTCGCCGAAGGAGGCTGTTTGTACACGCTGGAACGGCTCAGCGACGCGAAGACTCGTGGTGCGACCATTTACGGCGAGTTGGTCGGATACGCCATGAATACCGACGCGACCGATTTTGTGTTGCCCAACCCGGAACGCCAGGCCCAGTGCGTCAACATGGCGCTCAAGCGGGCGGGGTTGCAAGCCAGCGATATCGACATTGTCAGCACCCACGCGACGGGCACCAGCAGCGGGGACGAGCAAGAATGCAAGGCCTTGCGCAGCGTGTTTGGGGAATCGACGACCACCCGCATCAACAACACGAAAAGCTATATCGGCCATGCCATGGGAGCCGCCGGAGCCCTGGAATTGGCCGGAAATCTGTCGTCTTTCCGTGATGGGGTAGTCCATCCGACGATAAACGTGGACAATCTGGATGAGGTGTGTGCGCTGCCCGGACTGGTTCTCAATGAGCCACAAGAATCCAAACGCATCGACTACATCTTGAACAACTCCTTCGGAATGCTGGGTATCAACTCGGTCGTGATCATTGGTCGCTACTGA
- a CDS encoding acyl carrier protein, with protein MTPAEIRDEILDILDDISPDEDLGDLKDDVPFRDQLELDSMDFLDIVMELRKRHRVQIPEEEYGNLASMESTVTYLEPKMRDIVKS; from the coding sequence ATGACGCCTGCTGAAATTCGCGACGAGATCTTGGACATTCTGGACGACATTTCCCCCGATGAGGATCTGGGCGACCTGAAGGATGATGTGCCGTTCCGAGATCAGTTGGAACTGGACAGCATGGACTTTCTGGACATCGTGATGGAGCTGCGTAAGCGTCACCGTGTGCAAATCCCCGAAGAAGAGTACGGGAATCTCGCCAGCATGGAGTCCACCGTGACTTATCTGGAGCCGAAGATGCGGGACATTGTGAAGTCCTGA
- a CDS encoding NAD(P)/FAD-dependent oxidoreductase, with protein MIIGAGMSGLAAGIRLAHFDQRVCILERHYTIGGLNSFYRMGGRDYDVGLHAMTNFARKGDKKGPLAKLIRQLRFRWEDFKLAEQVGSSIRFPHASLDFNNDIAMLESEIASSFPDQIDGFRSLCGSLLDYSDMDGGDERFMVSARTIMAQHLSNPLLIEMLLCPLMWYGNAREDDMDFGQFCIMFRACYLEGFGRPYKGVRMILKNLVRKFRGLGGELKLRSGVSKIHVEDGRAVGVVLDDGTELTGNRILSSAGNVETMRMCDDITEVATAKAGKLSFIESISILDCKPADIGFDRTIVFYNDSDTFHWKRPDDQLCDARTGVICSPNNYLYDADEGELPDGVVRITTLANHDLWSQLPDAKYQSEKIRQYDAAVASSVRFMPDFRSRVIDTDIFTPKTIRRFTWHDNGAVYGAPDKQLDGTTHLPNVFLCGTDQGFVGIVGAIVSGISMANRHCLDA; from the coding sequence ATCATCATCGGCGCGGGGATGAGCGGTTTGGCCGCCGGGATTCGGTTGGCGCATTTTGACCAACGCGTTTGCATCCTGGAACGACATTACACCATCGGTGGTCTCAATTCGTTTTACCGCATGGGCGGACGAGACTACGACGTCGGCCTGCACGCGATGACGAACTTTGCCCGCAAGGGTGACAAGAAAGGTCCGTTGGCGAAACTGATTCGGCAACTGCGATTTCGCTGGGAAGATTTCAAGCTTGCCGAGCAAGTCGGCTCGTCCATCCGGTTTCCCCACGCATCGTTGGACTTCAACAACGACATCGCGATGCTGGAAAGCGAAATCGCGTCGAGCTTTCCCGATCAGATCGATGGCTTTCGATCTCTTTGCGGTTCGCTGCTCGACTACAGCGACATGGACGGCGGGGACGAACGATTCATGGTCTCCGCGCGGACCATCATGGCCCAGCACTTGAGCAACCCGTTGCTGATCGAGATGCTGCTGTGCCCGCTGATGTGGTACGGCAACGCCCGCGAAGACGACATGGACTTTGGTCAGTTCTGCATCATGTTTCGGGCATGTTATTTGGAAGGATTCGGGCGTCCCTACAAAGGCGTCCGGATGATCCTGAAAAACCTCGTTCGCAAGTTTCGTGGACTCGGTGGTGAACTGAAATTACGCAGCGGCGTCTCCAAGATCCATGTCGAAGACGGTCGCGCCGTCGGCGTCGTGCTCGATGACGGCACCGAATTGACGGGCAATCGAATCCTGTCCTCTGCCGGCAACGTGGAAACGATGCGGATGTGTGACGACATCACGGAAGTCGCCACGGCCAAGGCGGGCAAGCTATCGTTCATCGAATCGATCTCGATCTTGGACTGCAAGCCCGCAGACATCGGATTTGATCGGACGATTGTTTTCTACAACGACAGCGACACGTTTCATTGGAAACGCCCCGACGATCAGTTGTGCGATGCACGGACCGGGGTGATCTGTTCGCCCAACAACTATCTCTACGATGCCGACGAAGGCGAATTGCCTGACGGTGTGGTCCGCATCACGACGCTGGCCAACCACGATTTGTGGAGCCAGTTGCCCGACGCAAAGTACCAGTCCGAAAAGATCCGCCAGTACGACGCTGCGGTCGCGTCCTCGGTACGCTTCATGCCCGATTTTCGGTCCCGCGTGATCGACACCGACATCTTCACCCCCAAAACGATCCGCCGGTTCACGTGGCACGACAACGGAGCCGTCTACGGAGCACCGGACAAGCAACTCGACGGGACGACGCACCTACCCAACGTTTTCTTGTGCGGAACCGACCAAGGATTCGTAGGAATCGTCGGAGCCATCGTCAGCGGCATCAGCATGGCCAACCGCCACTGCCTCGACGCCTGA